The Streptomyces cynarae genome contains a region encoding:
- a CDS encoding acyclic terpene utilization AtuA family protein, whose product MTTPPALRIGNASGFYGDRFDALREMLTGGPLDVVTGDYLAELTMLILGRDRLKNPGGGYARTFLGQLEECLGLAHERGVRIVANAGGLDPAGLAERVRELAGRLGIPVRVAHVEGDDLTASLPQGLDFARPGGTPTGALTAHAYLGGHGIAACLREGADVVVTGRVTDAALVTGPAVAHFGWGPEEYDRLAGAVVAGHVLECGAQATGGNYAFFADHPPERLHRPGFPLAELHEDGSSVITKHDGTGGVVDVGTVTAQLLYETAGARYAGPDVTARLDTVRLTQEGPDRVRIDGVRGEAPPPTLKVGLSRLGGFRNEVTFVLTGLDIEAKAALVRAQMEAALDAAKSLPQALGSARAGGTPIAEVRWELARTDHPDAPTEETASALLRLVVRDPVQEAVGRALTGAAVELALASYPGFHVVAPPGKGEPYGVFESATVDRGAVDHVAVLHDGRRIPVPSAQNTRVLDDVPEPPLPEPLPPGPTRRAPLGLVAGARSGDKGGSANVGVWVRTDEAWRWLAHALTVDRFRALLPETANLPVVRHVLPGLRALNFVVEGILGEGVAARHRFDPQAKGLGEWLRARHLEIPEALL is encoded by the coding sequence GTGACGACCCCGCCTGCCCTGCGCATAGGCAACGCCTCCGGCTTCTACGGCGACCGTTTCGACGCCCTGCGCGAGATGCTCACCGGCGGCCCCCTCGACGTCGTCACCGGCGACTACCTCGCCGAGCTGACCATGCTGATACTCGGCCGCGACCGCCTGAAGAACCCCGGCGGCGGCTACGCGCGCACGTTCCTCGGTCAGTTGGAGGAGTGCCTCGGCCTCGCCCACGAGCGGGGCGTGCGGATCGTGGCCAACGCGGGCGGCCTCGACCCGGCCGGTCTCGCCGAGCGGGTACGGGAGTTGGCGGGGCGTCTCGGCATACCCGTCCGGGTGGCGCACGTCGAGGGCGACGACCTCACCGCGTCCCTCCCCCAAGGTCTCGACTTCGCTAGACCAGGGGGGACCCCCACCGGCGCCCTCACCGCCCACGCCTACCTCGGCGGGCACGGGATCGCCGCGTGTCTGCGCGAGGGCGCCGACGTCGTGGTCACCGGGCGCGTGACGGATGCGGCGCTGGTCACCGGGCCTGCCGTCGCCCACTTCGGGTGGGGGCCCGAGGAGTACGACCGGCTGGCGGGCGCGGTCGTCGCCGGGCACGTCCTGGAGTGCGGGGCGCAGGCCACCGGCGGCAACTACGCCTTCTTCGCCGACCATCCGCCCGAGCGGCTGCACCGGCCCGGCTTCCCGCTCGCCGAACTGCACGAGGACGGCAGCAGCGTCATCACCAAGCACGACGGCACCGGCGGCGTCGTGGACGTCGGCACGGTCACCGCACAGCTGCTGTACGAGACGGCCGGCGCCCGGTACGCGGGCCCCGACGTCACCGCCCGGTTGGACACCGTCCGGCTCACCCAGGAGGGGCCCGACCGGGTGCGGATCGACGGCGTGCGGGGGGAGGCACCGCCGCCCACCCTGAAGGTCGGCCTCAGCAGGCTCGGCGGCTTCCGCAACGAGGTCACCTTCGTGCTGACCGGGCTCGACATCGAGGCCAAGGCCGCGCTCGTGAGGGCGCAGATGGAGGCGGCCCTGGACGCGGCCAAATCCCTCCCTCAAGCTCTCGGCTCCGCTCGAGCAGGGGGGACCCCCATCGCCGAGGTGCGCTGGGAGCTGGCCCGCACCGATCACCCGGACGCGCCCACCGAGGAGACCGCGAGCGCCCTGCTGCGGCTCGTCGTACGGGACCCGGTCCAGGAGGCCGTGGGCCGTGCGCTCACCGGCGCCGCCGTCGAACTGGCGCTCGCCAGCTACCCCGGCTTCCATGTGGTCGCCCCACCGGGGAAGGGCGAACCGTATGGAGTCTTCGAGTCGGCCACCGTCGACCGTGGTGCCGTAGACCATGTGGCGGTCCTCCACGACGGCCGCCGTATCCCCGTGCCGTCGGCCCAGAACACCCGCGTACTCGACGACGTGCCGGAACCGCCCCTGCCCGAGCCGCTGCCCCCGGGACCCACCCGCCGCGCACCCCTCGGTCTCGTGGCAGGAGCCCGCAGCGGCGACAAGGGCGGCAGCGCCAACGTCGGAGTCTGGGTCCGCACCGACGAAGCCTGGCGCTGGCTCGCCCACGCCCTCACCGTCGACCGCTTCCGCGCACTGCTCCCGGAGACGGCCAACCTGCCCGTCGTACGCCACGTCCTGCCCGGCCTGCGCGCCCTGAACTTCGTCGTCGAGGGCATCCTCGGCGAGGGCGTCGCCGCGCGGCACCGGTTCGACCCGCAGGCCAAGGGCCTCGGCGAATGGCTGCGCGCCCGCCACCTGGAGATACCGGAGGCCCTTCTGTGA
- a CDS encoding EamA family transporter, with protein MNTPSTAASAASPAAPPASTAPVAPGGPRLRGSLGPVGLVLAGGVSVQFGGALAVSLMPRAGALGVVTLRLVVAAIVLLLVCRPRLRGHSRADWGTVVVFGVTMAAMNGLFYQAVARIPLGPAVTLEVLGPLALSVLASRRAVNVVWAALALAGVFLLGGGGFGDLDPAGVAFALSAGAMWAAYIVFSARTGRRFPQADGLALAMAVAAVLFVPLGIAESGTRLLVPVTIGLGAAVAMLSSVLPYTLELLALRRLPASTFAILMSLEPALAATAGFLILGQSLTATQAVAITLVIAASMGAVRTQVGRGRVRTAEPEA; from the coding sequence GTGAACACGCCCAGCACCGCAGCCTCCGCCGCCTCTCCGGCGGCGCCCCCCGCCTCGACCGCTCCGGTGGCGCCCGGCGGTCCTCGGCTGCGGGGTTCCCTCGGGCCCGTCGGCCTGGTGCTCGCCGGAGGCGTCTCGGTCCAGTTCGGCGGCGCGCTCGCGGTGAGCCTCATGCCGCGAGCCGGTGCACTGGGGGTCGTCACCCTGCGACTGGTGGTGGCAGCGATCGTCCTGCTCCTGGTGTGCCGGCCCCGGCTGCGCGGGCACTCGCGCGCCGACTGGGGCACGGTCGTCGTCTTCGGCGTCACCATGGCCGCGATGAACGGCCTCTTCTATCAGGCCGTCGCCCGCATCCCGCTGGGCCCCGCCGTCACGTTGGAGGTCCTCGGCCCGCTGGCCCTCTCGGTGCTGGCCTCCCGCCGCGCGGTGAACGTGGTCTGGGCGGCCCTCGCCCTGGCCGGCGTGTTCCTGCTGGGTGGCGGAGGCTTCGGCGACCTGGACCCGGCGGGTGTCGCCTTCGCCCTGTCGGCGGGCGCGATGTGGGCGGCGTACATCGTCTTCAGCGCCCGTACCGGACGGCGCTTCCCGCAGGCCGACGGCCTGGCGCTCGCGATGGCGGTCGCGGCGGTGCTGTTCGTGCCGCTGGGGATCGCCGAGTCCGGCACGAGGCTGCTCGTACCGGTGACGATCGGACTCGGCGCGGCCGTGGCGATGCTCTCCTCGGTCCTGCCCTACACCCTGGAGCTCCTCGCCCTGCGCCGCCTGCCCGCCTCCACCTTCGCGATCCTGATGAGCCTGGAGCCGGCCCTCGCGGCGACGGCGGGCTTCCTGATCCTCGGCCAGTCCCTGACCGCGACCCAGGCGGTGGCGATCACGTTGGTCATCGCGGCGAGCATGGGGGCGGTGCGGACGCAGGTCGGGCGGGGCAGGGTGAGGACGGCGGAGCCGGAGGCATAG
- a CDS encoding acyl-CoA dehydrogenase family protein, which produces MSPLIESEEQKALRAAVATLGTRHGRNHDPVELWSEAAKLGYLGVNLPEAHGGGGGGIADLSIVLEELGAAGCPLLMLVVSPAICGTVIARFGTEEQKQTWLPGIAEGTRIMAFGITEPDAGSNSHRITTTARRDGDDWILNGRKVFISGVDIADATLIVGRTEDARTGNLKPCLFIVPRDAPGFERRQIDMELTGREKQFELTLDDVRLPADALVGDEDAGLLQLFAGLNPERIMTAAFAIGLGRYAVSRAVEYARDRTVWRQPIGAHQAIAHPLAQAHIDLELARLMMQKAAFLYDSGDDTAAGEAANMAKYAAGEACVKAVDQAVHTLGGNGLTREFGLASLITVARVSRIAPVSREMILNYVSHQSLGLPKSY; this is translated from the coding sequence ATGAGCCCCCTCATCGAATCCGAAGAACAAAAAGCCCTCCGCGCAGCGGTAGCCACCCTCGGCACCCGCCACGGCCGCAACCACGACCCCGTCGAACTCTGGTCGGAAGCCGCCAAGCTCGGCTACCTCGGCGTCAACCTGCCGGAGGCACACGGTGGCGGAGGCGGCGGCATAGCCGACCTCTCCATCGTCCTCGAAGAGCTGGGCGCAGCCGGCTGCCCCCTGCTCATGCTCGTCGTCTCACCCGCCATCTGCGGCACGGTCATAGCCCGCTTCGGCACCGAGGAACAGAAACAGACCTGGCTCCCTGGAATCGCCGAGGGCACTCGCATCATGGCCTTCGGCATCACCGAACCCGACGCCGGCTCCAACTCCCACCGCATCACCACCACCGCCCGCCGCGACGGCGACGACTGGATCCTGAACGGCCGCAAGGTGTTCATCTCCGGCGTCGACATCGCGGACGCGACCCTCATCGTCGGCCGCACCGAGGACGCCCGCACCGGAAACCTCAAGCCCTGCCTGTTCATCGTCCCCCGCGACGCGCCCGGGTTCGAGCGGCGGCAGATCGACATGGAACTCACCGGCCGGGAGAAGCAGTTCGAGCTGACCCTGGACGACGTACGGCTGCCCGCCGACGCCCTCGTCGGCGACGAGGACGCCGGGCTCCTCCAGCTCTTCGCCGGCCTCAACCCCGAACGCATCATGACGGCCGCCTTCGCGATCGGCCTCGGCCGCTACGCGGTCTCCCGTGCCGTGGAGTACGCGCGCGACCGTACCGTCTGGCGGCAGCCCATCGGCGCCCACCAGGCGATCGCGCACCCTCTGGCGCAGGCGCACATCGACCTGGAACTGGCCCGCCTGATGATGCAGAAGGCCGCCTTCCTCTACGACTCCGGGGACGACACGGCCGCCGGGGAGGCCGCCAACATGGCCAAGTACGCGGCCGGGGAGGCCTGTGTGAAGGCCGTCGACCAGGCCGTGCACACCCTCGGCGGCAACGGCCTCACCCGCGAGTTCGGGCTCGCCTCCCTCATCACGGTCGCGCGCGTGTCTCGTATCGCACCGGTGAGCCGGGAGATGATTCTCAACTACGTCTCCCACCAGAGTCTGGGCCTGCCCAAGTCGTACTGA
- a CDS encoding acyl-CoA carboxylase subunit beta — translation MTVLSSALDPRSPDHLAHRDAMLAKLAELDAEHAKALAGGGEKYVARHRARGKLLARERIELLLDPDTPFLELSPLAAWGSDYTVGASLVTGIGVVEGVECLITANDPTVRGGASNPWSLKKALRANDIALANRLPCISLVESGGADLPSQKEIFIPGGAVFRDLTRLSAAGIPTLAVVFGNSTAGGAYIPGMSDHVIMVKERAKVFLGGPPLVKMATGEESDDESLGGAEMHARVSGLADHYAVDEQDAIRQARRVVARLNHRKAYADPGPAAPPKYDQEELLGVVPGDLKVPFDPREVIARIVDASDFDEFKPLYGTSLCTGWAALHGYPIGILANAQGVLFSEESQKAAQFIQLANQRDIPLLFLHNTTGYMVGREYEQGGIIKHGAMMINAVSNSTVPHLSVLMGASYGAGHYGMCGRAYDPRFLFAWPSAKSAVMGPQQLAGVLSIVARQSAAAKGQPYDEDADAALRAMVEQQIESESLPMFLSGRLYDDGVIDPRDTRTVLGLCLSAIHTAPYQGARGGFGVFRM, via the coding sequence GTGACCGTCCTGTCGTCGGCGCTGGACCCCCGAAGCCCCGACCACCTCGCCCACCGCGACGCCATGCTCGCCAAACTCGCCGAGCTGGACGCCGAGCACGCCAAGGCGCTGGCGGGCGGCGGCGAGAAGTACGTCGCCCGCCACCGCGCACGCGGCAAGCTGCTCGCCCGTGAGCGGATCGAACTCCTCCTCGACCCCGACACACCGTTCCTCGAACTGTCCCCGCTGGCCGCCTGGGGCAGCGACTACACGGTCGGCGCCTCCCTCGTCACCGGCATCGGGGTGGTCGAGGGCGTCGAGTGCCTGATCACCGCCAACGACCCCACCGTGCGGGGCGGCGCCAGCAACCCGTGGAGCCTGAAGAAGGCCCTGCGCGCCAACGACATCGCGCTCGCCAACCGGCTGCCCTGCATCAGCCTCGTGGAGTCGGGGGGCGCCGACCTGCCGTCCCAGAAGGAGATCTTCATCCCCGGGGGCGCCGTCTTCCGGGACCTGACCCGCCTGTCCGCCGCCGGCATCCCGACCCTCGCGGTCGTCTTCGGCAACTCCACGGCCGGGGGCGCGTACATCCCCGGCATGTCCGACCACGTGATCATGGTCAAGGAGCGCGCCAAGGTGTTCCTCGGCGGGCCGCCGCTGGTGAAGATGGCCACCGGCGAGGAGAGTGACGACGAGTCCCTGGGCGGCGCCGAGATGCACGCGCGTGTGTCGGGCCTCGCCGACCACTACGCGGTCGACGAGCAGGACGCTATCCGGCAGGCCCGTCGTGTGGTCGCCCGCCTGAACCACCGCAAGGCGTACGCCGACCCGGGCCCGGCGGCCCCTCCGAAGTACGACCAGGAGGAACTCCTCGGGGTCGTGCCCGGCGACCTGAAGGTGCCCTTCGACCCGCGCGAGGTCATCGCCCGCATCGTCGACGCCTCCGACTTCGACGAGTTCAAACCGCTGTACGGGACCAGCCTGTGCACCGGATGGGCCGCCCTGCACGGCTACCCGATCGGCATCCTGGCGAACGCCCAGGGGGTGCTGTTCAGCGAGGAGTCCCAGAAAGCGGCCCAGTTCATCCAGCTCGCCAACCAGCGCGACATCCCGCTCCTCTTCCTGCACAACACCACCGGCTACATGGTCGGCAGGGAGTACGAGCAGGGCGGCATCATCAAACACGGCGCGATGATGATCAACGCCGTCAGCAATTCGACGGTGCCGCACCTGTCGGTCCTGATGGGCGCCTCGTACGGCGCCGGGCACTACGGCATGTGCGGACGGGCCTACGACCCGCGCTTCCTGTTCGCCTGGCCCAGCGCCAAGTCGGCGGTCATGGGCCCCCAGCAGCTCGCGGGCGTCCTGTCGATCGTCGCCCGGCAGTCGGCGGCGGCCAAGGGGCAGCCGTACGACGAGGACGCCGACGCCGCCCTGCGCGCCATGGTGGAGCAGCAGATCGAGTCCGAGTCCCTGCCGATGTTCCTCTCCGGGCGGCTGTACGACGACGGGGTCATCGACCCGCGCGACACCCGCACCGTCCTCGGCCTGTGCCTGTCCGCGATCCACACCGCGCCCTACCAGGGCGCGCGTGGCGGGTTCGGCGTCTTCCGGATGTGA
- a CDS encoding TIGR03084 family metal-binding protein → MSDVSSVIDDLGRESEELDRLVAESGEDGWALDTPAEGWTIAHQIAHLAWTDRAALLAVTDPEAFATEVEKALASPGTWVDEAAREEAGRPPAELLARWREGRAALDRALRQAPRGARFPWYGPPMSTASMATARLMETWAHGLDVADALGVAPAPTARLRHIARLGFRTRDFSYAVHGLPAPADPFHVELLAPNGDVWTYGPEDAPQRVTGPALDFCLLVTQRAHRADLALRAEGPDADHWLDIAQAFAGPPGSGRPAKGASR, encoded by the coding sequence GTGTCCGACGTATCGTCCGTGATCGACGACCTGGGCCGGGAGAGCGAGGAACTCGACCGACTGGTGGCCGAGTCGGGGGAGGACGGCTGGGCGTTGGACACCCCCGCCGAGGGCTGGACCATCGCCCACCAGATCGCGCACCTCGCCTGGACCGACCGCGCCGCCCTGCTGGCCGTCACGGACCCGGAGGCCTTCGCGACGGAGGTCGAGAAGGCCCTCGCGTCGCCCGGCACCTGGGTCGACGAGGCCGCACGCGAGGAAGCCGGGCGCCCGCCCGCCGAACTGCTCGCCCGGTGGCGCGAGGGCCGCGCCGCGCTCGACCGGGCCCTGCGCCAGGCACCGCGCGGCGCCCGCTTCCCCTGGTACGGGCCGCCCATGTCGACCGCCTCCATGGCCACCGCCCGCCTGATGGAGACCTGGGCCCACGGCCTGGACGTGGCGGACGCGCTCGGTGTGGCGCCCGCGCCCACGGCCCGGCTCCGGCACATCGCCCGGCTCGGATTCCGCACCCGCGACTTCTCCTACGCGGTCCACGGACTGCCCGCTCCCGCCGACCCGTTCCACGTCGAACTCCTCGCTCCGAACGGGGACGTGTGGACGTACGGCCCCGAAGACGCCCCGCAGCGCGTCACCGGACCCGCCCTCGACTTCTGCCTCCTGGTCACCCAACGCGCCCACCGCGCCGACCTCGCCCTGCGCGCCGAGGGCCCGGACGCCGACCACTGGCTGGACATCGCGCAGGCCTTCGCGGGCCCACCGGGCAGCGGACGCCCGGCGAAGGGAGCCTCCCGGTGA
- a CDS encoding ABC transporter ATP-binding protein produces the protein MTRTDQYEDHADEYADREENDTPTIPARTAFRRFWPMTRGLRGRLAIVWGCTVLAALAETAAILLFSELTDHALQKGSLSAFWAPAAEWLVVAVLGAAIGYAGNSLATWITERFVMRLREHVFDHVQQLPPHFFQRHRQGDLLSRLTGDVEAIETMVVSGLVGAASAAFSAVFYAAAAFWLRWDLAAATFVLAPLFWLAARRFSGSIKTVSREGRVADGAITSVVEESLGNIVLTQAYDRRAAERRRLGQEANAWFRASVRSARLSELYEQLVQVIETVCVLTVIGLGAWEISAGRMTLGQLLAFAAFLGYLYPPVRGLAQLGLTVTAATAGAERLIEILDVRLAVSDPARSDRAPAGRPDGSVEVRDVYFRYPGADRMALEGLSFSVRPGELVIITGPSGAGKSTVSKMLLRFYDPDSGAVFLDGTPIGDFPLARLREYVTLLPQETLVLHDTVRANIACGRPGAGEQAIIEAARAADAHDFIMRLPEGYGTKVDPNSARLSGGQLQRLAIARAILRDAPVLVLDEPTTGLDAMAARRVVKPLRRLMTGRTTIMITHDLNLAPDADRILVVDQGRIVETGRHEVLLAWGGAYSRLHRSQNNVNMDTAELRLPLFPEPAEVPAAVPAEYAAGAPAGQQVGRPAPDPYVPYGFPGKSPGAVPHQLPDGRPLFRDERPRHGG, from the coding sequence ATGACCAGGACTGATCAGTACGAGGACCACGCGGACGAGTACGCGGACCGCGAGGAGAACGACACCCCCACGATCCCCGCCCGCACCGCCTTCCGGCGCTTCTGGCCGATGACCAGGGGGCTGCGGGGCCGGCTGGCGATCGTCTGGGGGTGCACGGTGCTCGCCGCGCTCGCCGAGACCGCCGCCATCCTGCTGTTCAGCGAACTCACCGACCACGCGCTGCAGAAGGGCTCGCTGAGCGCGTTCTGGGCGCCGGCCGCCGAGTGGCTCGTGGTCGCCGTGCTCGGCGCGGCCATCGGGTACGCGGGCAACTCCCTGGCCACCTGGATCACCGAGCGTTTCGTGATGCGGCTGCGCGAGCACGTCTTCGACCACGTCCAGCAGTTGCCGCCGCACTTCTTCCAACGCCACCGGCAGGGCGACCTGCTGTCCCGGCTGACCGGCGACGTCGAGGCGATCGAGACGATGGTGGTGTCCGGGCTGGTCGGAGCCGCCTCGGCCGCTTTCAGCGCCGTCTTCTACGCGGCCGCCGCGTTCTGGCTGCGCTGGGACCTCGCGGCGGCGACCTTCGTACTGGCGCCGCTGTTCTGGCTGGCCGCCCGGCGCTTCTCGGGAAGCATCAAGACGGTCTCGCGCGAGGGCCGGGTCGCGGACGGCGCGATCACCTCCGTGGTGGAGGAGTCGCTGGGCAACATCGTGCTCACCCAGGCGTACGACCGCCGCGCCGCCGAGCGGCGGCGGCTCGGGCAGGAGGCGAACGCCTGGTTCCGGGCGTCGGTGCGCTCGGCCCGACTGAGCGAGTTGTACGAGCAACTCGTGCAGGTCATCGAGACCGTGTGCGTGCTCACGGTGATCGGGCTCGGCGCCTGGGAGATCTCCGCGGGGCGGATGACGCTCGGCCAGTTGCTCGCGTTCGCGGCCTTCCTCGGCTACCTCTACCCGCCGGTGCGGGGCCTCGCGCAGCTCGGGCTCACGGTGACGGCCGCGACGGCCGGGGCCGAACGGCTGATCGAGATCCTGGACGTACGGCTGGCGGTGAGCGATCCGGCGCGTTCGGACCGGGCGCCGGCGGGGCGGCCCGACGGGTCGGTGGAGGTGCGGGACGTGTACTTCCGCTACCCGGGGGCGGACCGGATGGCGTTGGAGGGACTGTCGTTCTCCGTGCGCCCCGGCGAGTTGGTGATCATCACCGGACCGAGCGGCGCCGGTAAGTCCACGGTCTCCAAGATGCTGCTGCGCTTCTACGACCCCGACTCCGGCGCGGTGTTCCTCGACGGAACCCCGATCGGCGACTTCCCGCTGGCACGGCTGCGCGAGTACGTCACGCTGCTGCCGCAGGAGACCCTCGTCCTGCACGACACGGTCCGCGCGAACATCGCCTGCGGCCGGCCCGGCGCCGGCGAGCAGGCGATCATCGAGGCGGCACGGGCGGCGGACGCGCACGACTTCATCATGCGGCTCCCCGAGGGGTACGGGACCAAGGTCGACCCCAACTCCGCCCGGCTGTCCGGCGGTCAGCTGCAACGGCTCGCGATCGCGCGCGCCATCCTGCGCGACGCGCCCGTCCTCGTGCTGGACGAACCGACGACGGGCCTGGACGCGATGGCGGCACGCCGGGTCGTCAAACCGCTGCGGCGCCTGATGACCGGCCGTACGACGATCATGATCACGCACGATCTGAACCTGGCGCCCGACGCCGATCGCATCCTCGTCGTCGACCAGGGACGCATCGTCGAGACGGGCCGCCACGAGGTGCTGCTGGCGTGGGGCGGAGCGTACTCCCGGCTGCACCGCTCGCAGAACAACGTGAACATGGACACGGCGGAGCTGCGGCTGCCGCTGTTCCCTGAACCGGCGGAGGTGCCCGCAGCGGTTCCGGCGGAGTACGCGGCCGGGGCCCCGGCGGGGCAGCAGGTCGGCCGGCCGGCACCCGACCCGTACGTGCCGTACGGGTTCCCCGGGAAATCCCCCGGGGCCGTGCCCCACCAACTCCCGGACGGCCGCCCGCTCTTCCGTGACGAGCGGCCCCGGCACGGAGGCTGA
- a CDS encoding acetyl/propionyl/methylcrotonyl-CoA carboxylase subunit alpha, which translates to MITSVLVANRGEIACRIARTCRDLGIRTVAVHSDADENALHARVTDAAVRLPGAAPADTYLRGDLIVEAALASGADAVHPGYGFLSENADFARAVRDAGLVWIGPPPEAIEAMASKTRAKKLMGLEPLTSVTEADLPVLVKAAAGGGGRGMRIVRRLADLDAELTAARAEARGAFGDDEVFIEPYVEGGRHVEVQILADAHGTVWALGTRDCSLQRRHQKVIEEAPAPGLAPELEEALRSMAVRAARAVDYVGAGTVEFLVAGDRAHFLEMNTRLQVEHPVTEAVFGIDLVALQIRVAEGAALDDEPPRVRGHAIEARLYAEDPARDWAPQTGTLHRMAVPGVRLDTGYTDGDTIGVHYDPMLAKAVAHAPTRAEAIRKLAGALERAEVHGPVTNRDLLVRSLRHEEFTAARMDTGFYDRHLAVLTESAPDPYAPLAAALADAHGRSRFGGWRNLPSQPQTKRYRMAGEEHEVHYRHTRGGLAADGARVVHADAHLVILEVDGVRRRFPVARYGDEVYVGSTALAALPRFNEPTAAHAPGSLLAPMPGTVVRIAEGLTAGATVQAGQPLLWLEAMKMEHKITAPATGTVTALHAALGQQVEVGALLAVVQSTE; encoded by the coding sequence GTGATCACTTCCGTCCTGGTGGCGAACCGCGGCGAGATCGCCTGCCGTATCGCCCGCACCTGCCGCGACCTGGGCATCCGTACGGTCGCCGTGCACTCGGACGCCGACGAGAACGCGCTCCACGCGCGCGTGACCGACGCGGCCGTACGCCTTCCCGGCGCGGCACCCGCCGACACCTATCTGCGTGGCGACCTGATCGTCGAGGCCGCCCTCGCGTCCGGCGCCGACGCCGTGCACCCCGGCTACGGCTTCCTCTCCGAGAACGCCGACTTCGCGCGCGCCGTGCGGGACGCGGGCCTGGTGTGGATCGGGCCGCCGCCGGAGGCGATCGAGGCGATGGCGTCCAAGACACGCGCGAAGAAGCTGATGGGCCTCGAACCGCTCACCTCCGTGACGGAGGCCGACCTGCCGGTCCTGGTGAAGGCGGCGGCGGGCGGCGGCGGACGCGGCATGCGGATCGTACGGCGACTGGCCGACCTGGACGCCGAACTGACGGCCGCACGTGCGGAGGCACGCGGCGCCTTCGGCGACGACGAGGTGTTCATCGAGCCGTACGTCGAGGGCGGACGCCACGTCGAGGTGCAGATCCTCGCCGACGCCCACGGCACGGTGTGGGCGCTCGGCACCCGGGACTGCTCCCTCCAGCGCCGCCACCAGAAGGTGATCGAGGAGGCCCCCGCCCCCGGACTGGCCCCCGAACTCGAGGAAGCCCTGCGCTCGATGGCCGTACGGGCCGCCCGTGCCGTCGACTATGTGGGCGCGGGCACGGTCGAGTTCCTGGTCGCCGGGGACAGGGCGCACTTCCTGGAGATGAACACCCGTCTCCAGGTGGAACACCCGGTCACCGAGGCGGTGTTCGGGATCGACCTGGTGGCCCTGCAGATCCGGGTCGCGGAAGGCGCGGCACTGGACGACGAGCCGCCACGCGTGCGCGGGCACGCGATCGAGGCCCGCCTCTACGCCGAGGACCCGGCCCGGGACTGGGCCCCGCAGACCGGCACCCTCCACCGCATGGCCGTACCCGGGGTACGCCTCGACACGGGATACACGGACGGCGACACCATCGGCGTCCACTACGACCCCATGCTCGCCAAGGCCGTCGCCCACGCCCCCACCCGCGCGGAGGCGATCCGGAAGCTGGCGGGTGCCCTGGAGCGCGCCGAGGTCCACGGTCCGGTGACGAACCGGGACCTGCTGGTCCGCTCCCTGCGCCACGAGGAGTTCACGGCGGCGCGGATGGACACCGGCTTCTACGACCGCCACCTCGCCGTCCTCACCGAGTCCGCCCCCGACCCGTACGCCCCCCTGGCCGCCGCGCTCGCGGACGCCCACGGCCGCTCACGGTTCGGCGGCTGGCGCAATCTGCCGTCGCAGCCGCAGACCAAGCGGTACCGCATGGCGGGCGAGGAGCACGAGGTCCACTACCGGCACACGCGCGGGGGCCTGGCGGCGGACGGGGCGCGGGTGGTGCACGCCGACGCGCACCTGGTGATCCTCGAGGTGGACGGCGTACGCAGGAGGTTCCCGGTGGCCCGCTACGGCGACGAGGTGTACGTCGGCTCGACGGCCCTGGCGGCCCTGCCCCGCTTCAACGAACCCACGGCGGCCCATGCCCCGGGCTCCCTGCTGGCCCCGATGCCCGGCACGGTCGTACGGATCGCGGAGGGGCTGACGGCCGGCGCGACGGTACAGGCCGGGCAGCCCCTGCTCTGGCTGGAGGCGATGAAGATGGAACACAAGATCACAGCCCCGGCCACAGGGACGGTCACGGCCCTGCACGCCGCTCTTGGCCAGCAGGTCGAGGTTGGGGCTCTGTTGGCAGTGGTTCAAAGCACCGAGTAG